AGCAACATCTGCAAGTAATAAGCAAGCAGTCTTTGCACCCTGACCGCCGCGTCCGTGCCAACGAATTTCTACAGTATTTTTTTCCATCTTCTCATACCTCCATCAATGTCTTCATTTTCTCATATGTACAAATAGAAAATCCTGTTTCCTATTTGAATAAAAAAAAGACTTTTATCCTTGTAAAAGGACAAAAGCCTAAAGCATTTTGCTATACCACCTTATACAACATACTAACATACGCGTTCCCTGTCACGGGGGAAAACCGTCAAAGCTTACTTTTGATTCTATCCAATTTCAGCCTGCAACTCAGGAGTGATTTTCAGACTTTCTATTACTTGTATCAAGCTCTCACCATCCTTGACTCGCTCCGACTTTCATTTGAACTCTTACTCTCTCCGTCTTAGTCTTTAAACGTATTTAATTGACTGCTTTATCTTTATTAAGCATAGTTGAATTTTAGTATAAAAAATATAGATTGTCAAGATGTTTTTATATTTTTTCACAAATAATTTTAAAATTAGTTGTGAAAATAAACAATTAATAGGCTTATTTGAAATGTAAAAGACTTCAAATAAGCCTTTTTCTTAAATCTTTATAGAACTAAAAAGAGATTTTTCTATATTGGGTACTGCCTGAAGAGCTATCTATCATAAATACACCTTTTACAGTCAGTATTTCTCCGTCAAATATACTTAACACTCTGTTTATATCTTCTGTTTTTAAATAAATAGCATATCCACAGGATGTAACAATCTCTGAGGGTGCTCTTTTCACTGTGCATCTTACTCCTAATTCTGTTATCTTTTCTTGAGCGTATTTTGCTTTATAAAATGATGAGAAAGTAAGCAAATACTCCTTTTTCATATTGTATGCCTCCCATCTTATGAGACTTATGGTATATATCTATAATATGCGAAGCATCACTTTTCGGTTATTGAAAATGAATTATTCCAGGACCTTAAAAGGATTTTCAGCAAAATCCTGAAAGGACATCTCCTTTATATAATTTATATCGCTGGTATT
This region of Aminipila luticellarii genomic DNA includes:
- a CDS encoding DUF3343 domain-containing protein produces the protein MKKEYLLTFSSFYKAKYAQEKITELGVRCTVKRAPSEIVTSCGYAIYLKTEDINRVLSIFDGEILTVKGVFMIDSSSGSTQYRKISF